DNA sequence from the Strigops habroptila isolate Jane chromosome 4, bStrHab1.2.pri, whole genome shotgun sequence genome:
AGATCCCTGATTCACCCCATGCAAGCCAGGATGAGGAAGCTCCACCTCCCATGTGTTATCCAAGGCTTCCTGACCCCCTCCAGCATCTCTGGAGcccctgggatgctgcagctggcaTGAGCGCATCCCTCCTTGCTGCAGGCAGTGCGAGGCAGCTCAGCACCACCTGCGTGCTGTGAGAGATGAGGGTGATGGCAGCATCACCCTGAGGTgctgggggaagggggagcGGTGGGATGGAAGCTGACACGCTGCCTTTGAAGAGGCAGGAGATGCCTTTGGCGGTGCAGGAACGGGCTTGTCGGCTTCAACACGCTGCTGTGGTGGGAAGAGCCtgatgcaggagcagcagcagcgtgaACACGGCCTCGATGTGCCTGGAGGTGACACATGGGCTCTTTCCCCAGTGGGAATTGGGATGTTTTCCCCTCATTAGGTGATACCCCCCTAAACgtgagcagcagcatcctccagggtgggatggggagcacCAAGTGGTCCCAAAAGCAAAGGCGGCATCACCTCCTCCCAGCCACCCCAGTGTGGGAGCGGGGGCACCCCCTGCGCCCTGCTTGGCTGCTGGCACCATCTCCTCGCTCCTCTCCCCTTTGTGTGGGGTTCTGGTGCTATTTTGGGGCTTCCGGCGCCGTTGTTGCGGTGCAGCCCCTTTGTCGGGAGCCTCTCGCCTCGGTGAAGAGCTGGAGGATGTGGTGGGACGGCAGTTTCCAGCGGGGCAGGGCTGAGGGGTGAGCTCTGCTGCGGCTCCGCCTCGTCCTGGGGGTGGAGGGGATGGAGATGATAGGGGGAAATGGGGGagatggaggtgatggagatggaggtgatggaggtggaggtgatggaggtgatggaggtgatgggggtgatggagATGGAAACGATGGAGACAGAGGTgatggaggtggaggtggtggaggtggAAGTGTTGGAGATGATAGATGGAAATTATGGAGGTGGAGGTGATGGAGATGAAGGTAATGGAGAGGGAGGTGATGGAAATAGAGATAATGGATATGGAGGTGGAAATGATGGAGGTGGAAATGATAGAGATGGAGGTGATGCagatggaggtgatggagatggttgaaatggaaatgatggagatggaaatgatggaggtgatggagatggAGGTGATAGATGGAAATGATGGagatggaggtgatggagatggaggtgatggaggtggaggtgatggaggtgatggagatggAAACGATGGAGACAGAGGTgatggaggtggaggtggtggaggtggAAGTGTTGGAGATGATAGATGGAAATTATGGAGGTGGAGGTGATGGAGATGAAGGTAATGGAGAGGGAGGTGATGGAAATAGAGATAATGGATATGGAGATGGAAATGATGGAGATGGAAATGATGGAGGTGGAAATGATAGAGATGGAGGTAATGGAGATGGAGGTAATGGAGGtggaggtgatggagatggAGGTGGTGGAAATAGAGATAATGGATATGGAGATGGAAATGATAGAGATGGAGGTGGTGGAGATTGGGGTAATGGagatggaggtgatggagatggAGGTAATGGAGATGGAGGTGATGGAAACAGAGATAATGGATATGGAGATGGAAATGATGGAGGTGGAAATGATAGAGATGGATGTGATGCagatggaggtgatggagatggttgaaatggaaatgatggAGATAGAAACgatggaggtgatggagatggAGGTGATAGATGGAAATGATGGAGATGGAGGTAATGGAGATGGAGGTGATGGAAACAGAGATAATGGATATGGAGATGGAAATGATGGAGGTGGAAATGATAGAGATGGAGGTGATGCagatggaggtgatggagatggttgaaatggaaatgatggagatggaaatgatggaggtgatggagatggAGGTGATAGATGGAAATGATGGagatggaggtgatggagatggAGGTAATGGAGATGGAGGTGATGGAAATAGAGATAATGGATATGGAGATGGAAATGATGGAGGTGGAAATGATAGAGATGGAGGTGATGCagatggaggtgatggagatggttgaaatggaaatgatggAGATGGAAATGATGCAGGTGATGAGGATGGAGATGATAGATGGAAAtgatggaggtgatggagctgatggaggtgatggagatgTGCCACAGGGTTTGGCCTGCTGGTGGAAAGAGCCCCATGGGCTGCATGGcccatggggatggaggggtCCCCACCACAGTGGTTACGGCACCTGCAGCCCCCACACCACAGTGTCCCTGTCCCCAAGCTGTGCCTGGCACAGGGAGATGTTCCTTTGCTCAGCACCCTGCCAGGGCTTGGCTGGAccaggggatgctgcagctttcACCCCAGCATGGGGGATGCTGGACGGGGGGGTCCATCCCTTGGGGGCCGGATCCCACCTCCTGAGCTCTGCGTGAGGGAGATATACCCATCATGAGTTGGTTATGTCCCACCTCAGTGTCTCTAACACAGCCCATGTGGGGTGAGAAGGGTCCAggcccccccagcaccaccatACATCCAGCACCATCCAGTGTGCTCAGGTTTGGACCCTGGTGCCACCATCCCTTGAGTCCCCCAGCCAGGATTTGTGGGCACAGTGACCACTGTAGGAAATGATGGagatggaggtgatggagatgatggaggtgatggagatgATGGAGGTAATGGAGAtgatggaggtgatggagatgATGAAGGTGGAAGTGATGGAGATGATGAAGGTGGAAGTGATGGAGATGGAGGTGATGGAAATGGACGGAGAGGACCATCCCCTCCAGGATGGGGAGGACCATGGGCCAGTGGTCTCCATATCCATCACTGTGTCACCACAGAGTGCTGGGGACACTGCGGGACACCACTACCCCATATTCCCCCTGCACTGATGGCCACCCcggtgctgtggggctggatcATGCCATGTGTCTGCTCTGGCTCCAGACCCATGGGTGATGCTGCTCACCATGGCTGCGACCACAGGAAGGGCCACTTTGGGTCACTTATCCCTTATCCCCCAACTGGGAACCATTGGGAGCACTtggtggctgtggggctggtgaCCTCTGTGGCCAAAAGACATGGTGATCCAGTGGGAAAAGCTTTTAATGGGAGCACAGAACCCATCACAGCTCATTGGGGTGGCACCAGGACCAGTGTCTGACCCCAGGATGgaggggatggatggatggaggggatggatgaggagatGCTGGCAGCGGAATGGTGAGACCCAGCAGGGCCAGGTCCCCTGTTGTGCCCCTCAGTACGCAGAGCCCTGGATGTCATCGTAGTCGCTGCCCTCAGAGGGGTCCCCCCCGGTCCATGGGGCCTGGTCCCCCCCAGTCCATGGGGCTTGGTCCCCCCCAGTCCATGGGGCCGGGTCCCCGGGTGTCTCCGTGCTCTGGTTCTCGTACCACTCCCCCgaggaggtgctggagctgtcACTGGGGTCAGGGGCTGCTGCAGACACGGGGACCCCCTCACATCCAGGGGGGGACACCGCCACCGGGGGCATGTGGGGCGCTGGGGAAACAGGGTCAGATTGGTACCTGCCACCCCTGTTCCCATCCCCTGGGGTctctccatcctgctcccatCCTTGGGGTCCCCCCAACCCAGTTCTCCTCTCAAGGTTTGTCCCCATCCCTACTCCCATCTCCTGgggtccccccaccccagcttcCCTCCCCAGGGCTGTCTCCATCCTTGCTCCCATGCCCTCAGGTCTCTCCATCTCTGCTTCCATCCCAATCCCTGCTCCCATCTTTGGGGTCTCTTCCTCACTGCTTCCATCCCCTGGGGTCTCTTCATCCCTGCTCCCATTCCCATCTCTCTCCCACCCTTAGGGTCCCCCCCAGGGCTGTCCCCATCCCTActcccatctctgcttccatctccatccctgttTCCATCCTTGGGGTCCCCCCACTCTGATTCCTCTCTCCAGGGCTGTCCCCACTGCTGTTCCCATTCACTGGGgcctctccatccctgctcccatccttGGGGTCCCCCCACTCTAATTCCCCTTTCCAGGGCtggccccatccctgctcccatccttAGGGTCCCCCCACACCAACTCCCGTCTCCAGGACTGTTTCCATCCCTGCTTCCATCTCTGCTCCCATCCCCTGGGGtctctccatccctgctcctgtccccatccctgcttcAACCCTTGGGGTCCCCCGCCCCAATTCCCCTCCCCAGGGCtatccccatccctgttcccatcccCTGGGGtctctccatccctgctcccattcccatccctgttcccatccTTAGGGTCCCCCACCCCAATTCCCCTCCCCAGGGctgtctccatccctgctcccatcccctgtggtccctccatccctctcccaTCCTTGGGATCCCCATGACCCCACATCCCTCCGGCAGCACCCACCTGATCCTGTGCAGCTGTGAGCAGTGGGTGCCATGTGCTGGTGGGTGCCACTGTTGGGGTGCCCCGTGCAGACTGATGGGGACACGCTGCCATTGCAATAGGGCTCCATGGACATGGATGAAGAGGAGGTGGAGGCGCTGCCATGGGATGTGGATCCCGGCCTGGCCAGTCCTATGGGACACAGGGACATCAGCCCCACACTGCGGGGTGGCCGCTTGCCCCAGGACACAGGGATGAGCACCCATCACATCATACCCTCCTCCGGGAATGGCTCCATCCCATTCCTGTTGGGCAtcagcaggaggagctgctccCGGGGCTGCCGGCGCAGGGAATCTatggggaagggatggaggggacaTCAATGGGGACACCCCATGGTGCTGGGGGTCCTGTGGCGGGTGGGGTGCTCACTGTGGAAGGTGGACAGGGCCACGGGGGGTTTGCTGCTGAAGTCGTAGTGTTCATAGTCGGAATCAGAGTCGGAGTCCTTGGGGAGGGCTGTGACCAGCGGGATGGAGGGATgagatggggatggggcagccattGCTATCCACAGCCCATGGGGAAGGGAGACAGGGACCACCCAGACATACCTGGTCCTTTGGGAATGCTCAGGGGCATATCCCTGTAGTCATTGGAGGTCCCAGAGGGCACATCGGGGCGCTGGGAGCTGTGGGTCACCACGACTGGGCCGGATAGCCCAAGGGAGGACATGGTGTGGGCTGtggggacaaggggggatgTGATGCTCTGTGGATCCATGGGAATGGGGTGGCCCTGGCTGGGCTGGAAGTGTCACCCCATCCATGGGCAGAGTCTTCCATGCCCCTATGTGGGTTCCTTACcgctcctcttcctcaccctcAGCAGGGCAGCGGTGAAGGCCACCACGGTGAGCAGGAGCAGCgctgccagcaccaggcagaGGATGAAGAGGGGCACGTGCAGAGGGGCCCGTGATCCCGCATCCAGGGAACCTTCATCAGCATAGAGAACAGACACAGCTCGTGATACCTCAGACATCCCTGCCTCCAGGGATGTGGGGCATCCAGACATCCCTTCCTCCAGGTAACAAGGGGGAAACGGGATGCTCCAGCCCCGATGCTCTGCAGGACACTCACCACTCAGGACCGTGACGTTCGGTGTCACCGTGGCCATCGGGGTTGGTATCTGCAAGCCCAAGGAGCCTGGTAGGAGGGGGATAGGGATGGGGGGACACAAGAAGATGGGTTGAAGCTCATCTATGGAGGTCCCCATGGCTGAAAGCAGGCGGTCAGCACCCCAATACCCACAGGGCCGcgaagaggaggaggatggagaccCATACCATTGCAGATGACACCAGCCGCCCGGGACTGGTAGCAAGGAGCTGACTTATTGTACGTCCAGCGGCAATAGGCCAGCGATGGCTGGTGGCTCTCGCACTGGTAGAGCATCCTGCCGGGCAGCGTGTGGCCGTAGGAGGGGTACCGGAGCGGGGCCCCGCAGCCCAGCGTGTGGCACAGCACCCTGGCCTCCAGCTCGTACCACGTGCTGTCACACACCGTGTTCCACGTGCCACGGAACAGCACCTCCACCCGGCCCGCGCAGCCGTCCCGGCCCCCCGAGAGCCGCCACTGCTGGTGCTCTGAATGGAAACAGGGAGGtgggatgtgctgctgcatcCCGCGGGATGGGACACCTCCGTCCTTGAGGGCAGGGATTATggatcatggaatgggttgggatgaagggagcttaaaactcctccagctccaaccccctgccacgggcagggacaccttccactagagcaggttgctccaagcctttgtgtccaacctggccttgaacactgccagggatggggcagccacagcttctctgggcaccctgtgccagcgcctcagcaccctcacagggaagagcttccttatatccagcctaaatctcctccctgtttcagttccaacctattcccccttgtcctgccctggtgaagagtccctctccagcacccaaATGGAGTTTGGAAGCATCCAACGCCAagttggagcaacctgctctagtggaaggtgtccctgcccatggcaggggttgaaactggaggagctttaagctcccttcatcccaaaccatcccatgattGCACAAGTGATGTCCCCAGCACACACCAAACCCACCTGAACACACCACACCAGCATCTTCCTTATGGCTGCAGTCGTGCTCCAGCGCAGCCAGGCAGTCCCAGAGATGTTCCTCGTGTCCCTCACACCCCATTTCATCCCGGAGGATGGATCCATTGCCCCGGCCATAGGCAGCACCACCATGGACACTCACGGCATGGCCACACTGGAGCTGCCGGCACACCACGTCGGCATCGGCCAGGTCCCATCCATCGTCACACACCGTGCCCCAGGCACCCGCCTCCTCCATCTCCACCCGGCCCTCGCACCGGCTCCGGCCCCCGGCGAGCCGCAGCGCACCGGGACCTGCGGAGACACGGGATGAGGGTCCCATCCATGGTGTTCCCCATAGGGAGCAGCGGGATGCGATGCCACCACCCGCAATGTCCCAATAGGACATTGGTCCTCCCGTGCTCACCTGGTGCCACCGAGGTGTTTCCTGCTGGGGTGGTGGGGGTTCCTGTTGGATCCATGGGGGCTgcaaggaggaaggggaagagggtgAGGGGGTGAGCTCAATGGGAGCCCAGTGCAGGGGTGGATGGACACTaggagcagagaggcaggatggagtccagaggagaccatggagctgctgcccttaggcagaagctcttccctgtgagggtgctgaggcactggcacagggtgcccagagaagctgtggctgccccatccctggcagtgttcaaggccaggttggacacaggggcttggagcaacctgctctagtggaaggtgtcccaagggggttggaactggatgagctttaagctcccttccaatccaaaccattccgtgGTTCCATGTGCTACACATGGACACGCATCGAGTCCTCCCAGTGCAAAATCACTCTGTGGGTCACAGGTAACAAAGCAGAGGGACACGGttctgctccatccccagcttGAATCCATGAGGAGGTGGGGGGCAGGCGGAGGAGGTGCAGGAATGTGCGCCCATAAAGTGATGCTCTTTTGGGGAAGGATGCTCAAAATGGCTTCCCCAGCTACACAAAATGGACGGCACCATGAGGACCCCCGTCTTGCACCCCTAAACGTCCATCCCAATGTCCCCACATCAGCCCTGGGATGGGGATGTCCCCCAGGTCCATACCCTGCTGTGGGATCTGATTGCAGGATGGGGGAGGCAgaatctggttttaaatgtgGTGATATTGGGACAGGACTCACCGGTGGGGAAGCCGAAGCGTCGGGTACCATTATCCCGGGATGCTGCCGCTTCCCAGCTCGCTGCTCCTGCTGATGGAGAGGGGTTGTTGCTGCCTGTACCTGCCTGTACCTGCCTGTACCTGCCTGTACCCCCAGCCCGGCCCCTATGAGCCATCACTGCAGGTGAGtggatgctgctgccaccaaGGTCTCACTTTAGGCTTTAAGACACCCCAAAGACTCGATCCCATCCTCTTTGTCCCCTCTTTCCCATCCCTTCACTCAACACACATCTAGAGCCAAGCCACTTTTCCATGGTTATCACTGGAAAACCCCGTTAGTTGCTCCTTTGGGATGAAGGATTCGCCCCCGTGGTTGAGTCGAGGTGCCTTcaccatcatcaccaccaccaccaaaaccatgGCTTGCTCTGTACCCTCACTGCAAGGGTGAGTTGTGACCAAAAAAGGGCACTTTTTgccactgctgcctcctcccaaCATGCTGATGGAGCCCAATCCTTGGTCATTGATCATCCCTGGAGCCCATTCCCACCTTTGCTCACTGATCACTGCGGGAGCCCATTCCCACCGTTGCTATCGATGGCTGCAAGAGGCATCGATAGGTGTGTAGGGGGATGCGTTGGGTGGGTGTCTCCATGGGAAAACACCCCTTTAGGTGCTGGGCTTTGGCTTAGTGTTAAAGAAGGTTAGGGATGAGTGTAGGAGCTTGGGATGAGCTGCTCCATAGGGtcctggtgctggtggcacCGTGCTCGAGCCCAGAGCAGCGTGTTCAAGGTGTGGGAAGAAGCTGTTAGCGGAAGCGAGGGTGATGGTGACTGTTTCCCATCCATCTGAAGCTGCTTATGGCATCATTCTGGATGTGAAACCACCCTAAAtcctgctggggatgggggggagcTGGTGGCATCATCCCCAAAACCATCCCTGGGTGATGCTGGTGACACCAGGAGGGGTTTTGGTCTTGCCAGCAGCGCAAGAGCATCACCTTGTCCCCACAGGGCTGGTGGTGGGATGGACCTGAGGGCTTTCCAGCCCCTTATTCCTTGCTCCCACCCACTGAGGGGCACAATGAGGTTGGAATGACCATGCCAAGCACCTCGGGAAGGAGAAGAGCTCAACTTCACAGAGCATCCTCACCGCGCACCAAACCATCCATGTCCACACAGcaccctctgccccagcaggaCGCAGCCGGGGAGGTGACAAGGACACCTTGTCCTGGCACacaggaagggatgggaagggaaagggttGGGATATTGATGTACCTTGTCCAGGCGCTGCAACGAAGAGAGCCCCCAAGATCAAGCAGATCTTCTCCATCCTCCTCAGCGGCTGTGGGGCAGACCCATAGCGGTcggggagctgtggggcaggtGGTCCTGTCCTGTTTTAGCAGCTCAGGGCCATGGTGTGGATGTGACCCAACGTGGTGCccgctgctctctgctccctgcctgtggtTGGGGGTGCAGGAAGCCAGCTCAGCGCCACGGGGCGGAGGAGCTCGATGGGGTGGCTCCATCCTGCACGTTCATAGGGAGGAAATGGGGGGTCTGCTGGAGGTGAGGTCCATGTCACGCACCTGCAGCATCCCTTGGGGTGACGGGAGCATCCCTTGGGGTGACGGGAGCCATCAGGACCATGCTCAGCCCCTGGGGGACGTGGATCTTTACAGCCCGTGATGCCATCACATCATGGGGGTGGGACAGCATCACACGGTGGGACTCATGCTCCCCCAGGTGCTGGGACTCCCATGGGGTGATGGAGAAGAGCGTGgggctccttcctcctcctctgaggTGTGATATGGGCAGGAGGATGCTTGTGAGGTGTGACTTGGCCTTTCAGTGCTGCTCGATGGAGGGTCC
Encoded proteins:
- the LOC115607744 gene encoding LOW QUALITY PROTEIN: soluble scavenger receptor cysteine-rich domain-containing protein SSC5D-like (The sequence of the model RefSeq protein was modified relative to this genomic sequence to represent the inferred CDS: deleted 2 bases in 1 codon); this translates as MDPTGTPTTPAGNTSVAPGPGALRLAGGRSRCEGRVEMEEAGAWGTVCDDGWDLADADVVCRQLQCGHAVSVHGGAAYGRGNGSILRDEMGCEGHEEHLWDCLAALEHDCSHKEDAGVVCSEHQQWRLSGGRDGCAGRVEVLFRGTWNTVCDSTWYELEARVLCHTLGCGAPLRYPSYGHTLPGRMLYQCESHQPSLAYCRWTYNKSAPCYQSRAAGVICNGSLGLQIPTPMATVTPNVSRAVSVLYADEGSLDAGSRAPLHVPLFILCLVLAALLLLTVVAFTAALLRVRKRSAHTMSSLGLSGPVVVTHSSQRPDVPSGTSNDYRDMPLSIPKGPGMSGWSLSPPHGLWIAMAAPSPSHPSIPLVTALPKDSDSDSDYEHYDFSSKPPVALSTFHNSLRRQPREQLLLLMPNRNGMEPFPEEGLARPGSTSHGSASTSSSSMSMEPYCNGSVSPSVCTGHPNSGTHQHMAPTAHSCTGSAPHMPPVAVSPPGCEGVPVSAAAPDPSDSSSTSSGEWYENQSTETPGDPAPWTGGDQAPWTGGDQAPWTGGDPSEGSDYDDIQGSAGVPKAGYGMNRELLATITGFYPPAASLHGHKNDLSPQNGLFSPKITKPRLRLTGGGCRCAGMLEVYWHGRWNRVCRDGVIRTGANGTCRRLGCGPPITEPLRLLFTNWKEPHMERLRCLALVDAPVGCLWEPANCTEHMVLTCSELLKTTPEPPPATTPEPIGPPRLRLVDGDSGCSGFLELHKAGTWGSVAAGRSIPAVLAARVCRALGCGTALASAAPQRDSLLPVRWEVMEPCGSHRLLECFNRSSARRRAEPAFIRCSGSQPQALRRLASGPTPCEGDIEVFHEGRWQVLCDNRALRVQWGRELCQELRCGNLSSSTEIRDPPSAGVTCGAPNLHLCPIRQSQSCSRIRVVCQDSKPHPTGTAAGTIVSICLALLLFGILLLICGPPAYRRLMKRMSRKKQRQWIGPTGLNQMVSFHRNSTITQRPRAEGQRVQGGDNDYAQPPQKSSYTSEYPGECGRMLGTAPPCPIPIGNNPPAVTMHPSPHSPGTSVQTFQPSG